The window GTGCTTCGTCCCACCTTGGCTCGGTGACCCCTTTTAACTTTACCGAAGCTGCCTTGTCATTTTTGCTCTGAAGCTGAGCTATAGCAATCCCCTGTTCGGCTATGGCGGTcccttgttcctgcaacatttcaaatattaaatGTAATTTAATCTCATCCGGAGTATCCGGTGTTTTTCGGCCTTGAGCTTAggacaaagtaattgagttatgagtattcaaGGGATCGGTGGCCGGAAAAGCGGCATTCTCCTAATTCACGGTATTCTGCCGATTGAGGCCTTCTCTCGAGTTGACAGAATTTGGGTCGACTGGATCGGCAGGTAGGTTTCGTAACCCGCTGTTGTTCTCGTTTTCAGCTACTATCTCGTTGTTGTTTACATGACCGGAATGACCGCTGCTTGCCATTTCGTCCGAGTTTTTTTTTGTGTGGAAATTTGCAAATTCTTCAATCAACACGTGAAAAAAGGAAGCAACAAAGATTAAagcaccactattatcctagccccacagtgggcgccaaactgtttaccctgaaTTTCGGTTAACAATTAGATTTGTAAGcaaggtataggatatgtggatgaactttaatataTTTGGTTGGTGTGAAGTGTCAATGGATTTGTTTGTAGTTATATCTATATGTATACACATTTATGCTATATGTATGTGTACTATGATTGACGATTTATGCCaaatatattaagtaatattgaaaggataagcaagctaaggaagaacaccacaaaatccGAACCAATATCTTTGAGAGAGAGCTTTTAAATATTTGATGATTACAATATTGAGATATGAAAAGGAAGCTAACCTCAAAAAGGGGaggaatgtcctctatttataggcaTGCTTTATGAGCCATAGATACAATACAAAAAGTCTTTATGAATAAAAAACCCTAAAAAAGATAAGGTTAATCCGTACAGTCTAACACCCGTACGGTCGTCAGCGCAAATGGCGGAATGGTTTCATGACGCGTGGCAACCTCACAACCGGTTATCCAGACCAACGGACACGCTGATTTAGGCTCGGTCTATCCGGACCAATGAACACGCTTATCTTGTTTCGGGTCAATTACATCCGGTCCGACACCCTCGATGTGGAGAAAAGATCGAACGTGCTCGTGCTCGTTTGGACTTATCTTCAgctccggtctcaccggtcacACATTAACCCGATTTTTACGGTATACAATTATTTAGAAAAGTCTTCAGTTCTTTTCTTTCCTTAACTTAATTCCAACACGTTAGTATACTTTTCTATTACTTATCTTATTCCAATCACGACTTGAAATGTTGACTTTGGTAACTCTAAGCACGTTAGGCTAGTGCTTCTAGTTAAGAAATAGCCATACCAAAATTCCTCTAAATTCGTTGGAGGAATTTGGTTCTGTAAGATAGTCTCCATGAATATATATATCCTGCACGATAGGAACTTTCGGTCAAGTAGTATTGCTTCTTGTGGCTACAGCACACAGCTTATCATCTTCATACGAAACCTATTATTTGATAATTGAGTATTGTGTAACATGAACCACAGTAATTTATGATTCatttatatactccctccgttttaatttatgtgaacccatttgacagAGCACGACacttaagaaagagtgaagactttcgaaacttgtggttcaaaataagtcttgaatatttgtgtggctgtaaataatttcataaagtgaatttgtttccaaattaggaaagagattattcattttggcacggactaaaaagcaaatagattcacataaattgaaacaaagggagtatttTTTTCCCACGGAACTGCTTATTCCATTATAAACTAGTGTTACAATATCTTGCTATGTAACCTTGTTTTTGGTGGTTTCTTATTGGCATTCAGAATAGTAAATCTGGGGAATTGGCAATGCAATTTCATGTAGTCAAGGAAAGTGAAGGGCGCCAGGCAGTTGTTAATTTTCAACAATGGGACTGAATTTTAAGTAATTTGACTGATTTGCTTCAATATCTTTAGTCTGATACTAATTTCTCTGTATTCTCTTTTACCAAGGAAATGTCTATTACCTAGCTATCTATCCCTAGCAAATAACATTTTCCTTGTAGAGTTGGAGGTGAGAATGACaactttgtgggattacactgggtatattgttgttgttagttgGAAGTGAGAATGACTATTCATAAGCAATCTGCTTATCTTATTTTGTGAGATACTCTGAGAGAGCTTTGTCTTTGTGATATATAAAAGTTCAAGATTTTAATATTGATGAGTTCAACCTTTAATTTTTTGTCATTGAACCCATCACACTTTTGATATTATGGATTCAAAATGTTATTTCTTTTGAAAACGTACACAGTGACTTTttacttatatatctatatactttGTGTCAGAAATATCAAATTCGATTGAACTCATTGTTTATGCGCTTTTTCCACCATTGTATTGATCACTATTTCTTATAACACCTTCGTTCACTCGTCTTGCTAGCCTGGTGCTCATAATGTCTTACTAGCAGAGTAGGAGCCGACTTGACATCCCAACTGAGCAAAATGGAGAAAATTCATTTTGTGTATAGCAGGGTGGGTAATATGCATGGTTGGTTTTAAAGTAGAATTAGGCGGGTCATTATCATATTATATAAACTTATATCGCGGATTCCTTTATATCCGAGTTATTTATAATTTGCACCCTTAACATATGTGCACTTTTGCTACTTACGTCTTGCCCTATCTTTTTTAATGATTTACAccctaatctccttagttcaaaaaaaaaaaaaaaccctttttcaattatttataaggataaaataggaaaatagatataaaaaaaatagaaaagtgattaaaattaaaagtaaaaGCAATATTGAATAGCAGACATTGGTCATTCCGAATAACCAGGTTGCCTTGAAGAATTGTTAAGTTAGCAGCACCATAATCAAGTGGATTATCCCTGTTTTTCTACCCAAACTACACTGGTTGGAAGAATCAATTATTTAGCCAAATGAAAGAGATTTATCTGCAGAAATGGTGGCCCCCCCGACACAGAAATTAATGTTGAGACTAAAGTATAAAAAGAGCACAAAGAGTACTAGAAATTGAATAATTGTTTTTCATTTAATTTCCACGACTGCGCAATGTGTTGCTAGAAAAGACGATGGCTGAAATAATACTACTTtcttcgtcccaatttatgtgacactcttcgCTTTTTGAGAGTTAATTTAACTAAACTTTAaaattaaattgaattagattaactcaatattttaacattaaaatttatatatttgaaaactacatgaaaagtattataagtggcaacttttctcatatcaatttggtgaaaaaatacatttaaaatattggtcaaaatTCATACAGTTTGAATCTCGAGAAGCAACAAGctaagtgccacataaattgggacagaaagagaaaaaaataaggaGATGTCTGTGGAAGTCTTGACGGAAGGAGATTTTTCTGCTTTGGAGTCGATGACAGTAGTCAAACAAGTTGATTTTTCTTATTGCTAATATACTTTGATTTTTCTTACTTTTATCATTCGTTGATTATAGGTAAAGTTGTAAACGGGAAGACACTGCCTTTGAATGGAGAAGAAGGAGCAAATGTCTGGTATTCAATAttgcttttatttttaatttagatCACTTTTCTGTTTTTCTTATATATAATTTCTTATTTTATCCTTGTAAATAATTGAAAAAGGGTACTTTTATGATTTTGAAAAGAACTAAAGAGATTAGGGTGTAAATCATTAAAAAAGATAGGATAAGATGTAAGCCACAAAAGTGAGCTTCCCTTAGGGGTGCGAATTGCAAATTACTCAAACATTCTATACAAATTATTCTTTTGTTTCGAATTAGATCATAAAAATAAGTCATGAATTTTAaagattatttatatgtattGGCGTTAGTTTCTAATTAGTTCTTCGAAATAAGTCGCAAGTTCTAAAAAAAACTATTGAAAGATGAAAAATATTATTCCATAGAAAAATGGAAAATGTCATCTGATGAATGGAACTCCctaactaagtaggcgtttggaaaTTGAAAACCAAACattattcactttatttggaattttgaagttggagttgtgtttggtcatagtttttgtaaagaatatttggttgtttgaatgtaatgaaagtgaaaaaagtaggAAAACaaaagtgaaaacaaggtttttggtgtttttcaaaagaattttcatggccaaacactgatttccaataaagtgaaaacgttttccggaaaagttctcatggccaaacaggcAATTAAGAGCCGCGATATCATTGCACGACCTCGAATATGTTTCTTGGATTGATTGTATCGTTTTCTGTCGTTGCATAATGCCACACATCAGCTTTTTGTAGGATAAATCTAAAAGAAAAGTAGGGTAAGGGGTAGCGCTATTATAAAAAAACAGGGTTAAGAATAAAATAGGATTATTAGATACTAATAAGTAAAGacaaaaaatgagaaaataacAAGGTAACGACGCCATCACACCAAATATATTACACAAAATGAAACTTTCGTCGTTACATACCGAGAGATGTAACGATACATACAAAAAAATTatgtaacaatcaaaacaaatattttatttaaactaacaacacaagGGGAAAGTACTAACAACACAAGGGGAAAGTAAGGGACCGTTATTAGAGATGCTTTGGGTTTCcagcaaccccccccccccccccccccccccccccaaaaccttGGAAACTAAATTAGTTAAAACGAAAAACACCCTAGGGGATTTTAAACTTTTATAAAGACTGAAGTGATTAAAACACTCCTAAACTTGACCCGGATTATTATTTTAGTCTCCAAACTATGGCTAGTCTTAAAAACACCCCTAATCATGGTTAAGTAAATTTTAATACACCTCCGAGCTCATACACCTTAGTGAGTGTAGTCACTCGCGGTCCATTTGGAATTTCCAGCTGATGTGTCCTGCATGTGAATAATTTAAAAgtcaaatgaaaaataaaaaaatagtagcTATAAACTCATGTTCTTAAAAAATTAAATCACCCCAAACACTCTAGAATTCTCCATTTCTATCAAAACGCTCTCCATCTCCCTTTGATTTCTATCGAAATTTAGGGTTTTAGCCTAGAAAGGTAGCCTAGTAATTAAATAGCACACTAATACAATAGGAAAATCATCAATGTTCTTGACCACTTCAACTCTTGCCCATATTTATTGTTCTTCTTCAACATTGCGCCAGAAATGGTGGTTCATACCAGTCGAAAAATTTGCAAGAACATTGACTTATACAAAGTGAACAGAAATCAGTGACAAATCCAacaaaattataaaaaattaacCGTCCTAAATAGAATAAACCCAACAAAATTATACTAAAATTGacataccaaaaaaaaaactacGTACATTGTAGTTTTGACAACCCCAAATCTCCTTCCTCGATTGTCATCAGACCAAGAAATTCTCAACACTGCCGGAAATCCACATCTACAAACTTTAGTCATGAAGACAATTGAGAGAGAAACCAACAAATATGACTAAGAACTTTAGCAATTAGAGAAGAAGGCGAAGAAAAAATTTTGAATTCAACTTGGGGTGTGTTTTAATGGAGGCCGAAGATTAAAATAGAGGAGAAGAAGAGGAGAGCACTTGTTCTACCATGTTGCATCTCGAGGGTATATTTTAAATTCACTTACCCAAGCTTATGGGTGTTTAAAAGACTAGTCATAATTCGGGGACTAAAGTAATAATCTATGTCAAGTTTAGGAGTGTTTTAACCACTTCAGCCTTTCGTAAATCATAGACTTCTATTCTTCATTGCAATGTTCTTTGTTTATGAGATGGTAAAAGTTAGAAGAAGGTAAATTGTATAATAACCGTAGCAGTAGTAATTATTTACAACAAATGAATCATGACATCTGAATTAAAGTCAAGTCGTGATTggaaaaagaaaatagaaggagAAGTCATGACACACACGCCTATGTGGAAGACACACACATGCTAATTTGGCACACACatacattgaaaaaaaaaaaaggcggaTCAAGGATTTAAACATTATGGGTTCAACTTTAAGATTATTAGCGTTGAACTCCTTATGTTTTTTATACTTATGGGTTTATATCTACaatttattgcaattttagtaaatttttacacataaatttatgtttcgcgttgaaagttaggggttcaattgaacccataACCATAACGGTACATAGGCCTGTACCAGAATGTTTGCCGTGAAATCTTCAAGATTTCTCCTATAAATATACTACTGGTAGCAAATCTAGTTTTCATTCAAAAACCATTTCGAGAGACGACCTATAGTCATGGGATTTTTTCTCTTTTCCCAAATGACTTCATTTTTTCTTCTTGCCTCTACACTTCTCTTCTTCCTAATATCCCACTCTTGTCATGCCCAAAACTCTCAACAAGACTATTTGGATGCCCACAACACTGCTCGTAGCAATGTGGGAGTCGGGCCATTAACATGGGACGACAAGGTGGCAGCCTACGCCCAACAGTATGCTTCCCAATTGGCTGCTGATTGCAACCTCGTCCATTCTCAAGGCCAATACGGTGAAAACCTAGCTGGCGGTAGCGGCGACTTGACGGCCACGCAGGCGGTGGGGATGTGGATCGACGAGAAACAATACTATCACCATGACTCGAATTCATGTGATGAGGGAAAAGTGTGCGGACATTATACTCAAATGGTTTGGCGTAACTTGGTTCGCTTGGGATGTGCTAGGGTTCAATGCAACAATGGAGGATACGTTGTCTCTTGCAACTATGATCCTCCAGGTAATTATATAGGTCAAAGTCCATACTAAAAAGATGTCCATTTCACATTATACGTACGGACTTCTGCTTGTATCAAGAAATTAAATAATAGCACTAAAAAACAACTAAGTTATTAAGTATATTTGTATTCCTATATGGAGTGGACGTTCTATATAGTAAGATAAATGGTTTTAAGAGAACAAGTACAAGTTGTAACAAGTGTGAAGCTGCTTCGGCTTGATGTATGATCTCATTATTATGAATTAATACTCTTAAAAAATCATGTGTTGATGGTCTAACTACCTGCGATGCCATGATTAAAATCTTAATTACATGCATTTTTAAACAATAGGAAGCCAGCTTATTATATACCACGTATTATTAATGTAATATGATCTGTTAGAGGGGAAAAACCATGGACACCAAGTTAGATGGTCGAAGGATTAAAAGTAGCTAGTTTTCACAACTGAACTACTGCTTGACGTAAGGCCCATAAAAGAGCTTAAATTTGGGATCTTTATCCAAATAGCCGGCCGGATTTACTATTTACTCTTCCTAGACTGTATACATACACAATACACTGAATTTACAtagttatacacatattatatatgaattatatatatatatatatatatagttattta is drawn from Lycium barbarum isolate Lr01 chromosome 8, ASM1917538v2, whole genome shotgun sequence and contains these coding sequences:
- the LOC132605192 gene encoding pathogenesis-related protein 1C-like, producing MGFFLFSQMTSFFLLASTLLFFLISHSCHAQNSQQDYLDAHNTARSNVGVGPLTWDDKVAAYAQQYASQLAADCNLVHSQGQYGENLAGGSGDLTATQAVGMWIDEKQYYHHDSNSCDEGKVCGHYTQMVWRNLVRLGCARVQCNNGGYVVSCNYDPPGNYIGQSPY